CGTACCACACCGCCATGCGGGTGCGCCGCAGAATGGCGTACAGAATCATAGGAGTGACCAGCACACTGGCCAGGGCAATCAGATTGGTAATGGCAATAGTGTGCTGCCCGGCCGGCAGGCCGAGGCCTTGCAACAGGTTCATCACCCAAGCAATCAACGGCTGCAAGTTGGGGTAGTTGAAGTCTTCCCCAAAGGGGTAGTTCATCCCCGAAAAATGACTGCCCGAGTCGTACAGGGCATAATACGCCGTGGCAAAATAACTTTGGATACCATCACCACCCGCCTGAAAAAAGTAGTTATTGGGCTGGGCTATTGCGAAGGAGAATAGAAAAACCAGAACAGCGGCCGTAACCAGACCTACTCCCACCAGGCCAAGCCAGTGGTAATTGCGACGAGATAAAATCATGTAAAAAAAATCGAATGTGCCGCCAGCCGAAAGCACCCAAAAGCTGGACAAACTGGATGGTGGCAGCCCGGCATAGGGTTACCGCCGTCAAAACTACAGGTTTAGGCGCATAATAACTCTTCGTATATCGGTAAGCTGGTCTATCTTTGCGGAAAATTCGCCTGCTGCAACTTGTGCTTTTATGCGTCATTCTTACTTCTTGCTTTTGCTGTTGTTGACGGCAGCCTGCTCAAAGAAATCAGCGGATGATACTGGTGGTCAGGAAACGCAGGTTTTGGTGCGCAACGGGTTTGAGGACCTGGAAGGTTGGGTGCCTAACAACCCGTCGCTAACCAAGGAAAATCCACATAGTGGGCAGTATTCGGTGAAGGTTGACCCGGCCATTGAATATAGCCTCACCTACATTAACCCGATCGGGCACCTGTCGCCTACCCGCATCAACAAGATTCGTCTGAAAGCCTGGACTTACCAGGCCAAGCCCGGTAAGGCCGCAGTCGTAGTTCAGATCAATAGCCCGGAGCCCAACGGCCCAAGCGTGTTCTACCAAAAATTTGATCTTAGCGAAGTATCGAAGTGGACCGAACTCAGCCAAGTACTGACGATGCCTGCCGTGCTTGACCCGGCTAGCCAGATACGCATTTACTTGTGGCGTTTCGAGGCTGGTGGGCCCGCGTATATGGATGATATCGAACTGAGCGTTGAACCTTAGGAGCCGTCGGCACCTGTCACGGCCATTGAGCCTACTGAACCTCTAGTCAGCCTAACCCTCTGCCCGAGTAGTGACCCGCTACCGGCCCTTGACGACGAAAAAACACTATTCCATCGAGGCCTGGGCCACTCAAGTAACTATCGGCGGCGGGTTTC
Above is a genomic segment from Hymenobacter cellulosivorans containing:
- a CDS encoding carbohydrate binding domain-containing protein; this translates as MRHSYFLLLLLLTAACSKKSADDTGGQETQVLVRNGFEDLEGWVPNNPSLTKENPHSGQYSVKVDPAIEYSLTYINPIGHLSPTRINKIRLKAWTYQAKPGKAAVVVQINSPEPNGPSVFYQKFDLSEVSKWTELSQVLTMPAVLDPASQIRIYLWRFEAGGPAYMDDIELSVEP